One genomic window of Natronorubrum halophilum includes the following:
- a CDS encoding alkaline phosphatase family protein — MSMSSPTAERAFVLGFDGVPWRLIEQWSEEGELPNFARMREDGASGTLESTQPATTPLAWPSIATGVWPDKHGLYGFQNLSSGYSHEMYTSHDIRQPTLWDQLSPAHVGNVPMSYPAKEINGSMVTGMMTPSTDRDYTHPPELKDEIESRIPDYSISLDYPDYADRLDEFEIAVDDMLADRRELMRLQMDEAGDDWGLFFFVYTAPDRFQHLIWDMDRLLEHYKKLDDILGEVMAYTDEHDADLYVVSDHGFGPIEELVYVNHYLERDGYLFREEDDGTRGALASLGISRDRITGALERIGISEEMIVSTLPRSIVDSVAEQIPGDHALYDVDYDRTVAFVHGAGCLYINDTDRFDSGVVDPSQIPAIKDELTDLFESVTNDDGEPMLKVLDGDELFPTDDGSPDLVVNGRGVYEARNALTGEPTGDTGTYAASHRSEGIVLCRGPSVDAGATLRGARVVDIAPTLLHGIGEPVPENADGRVLFDAFDDAATPSSTKVERTGVSRTENDEAVDDDFTDVEDRLKGLGYME, encoded by the coding sequence ATGAGCATGTCTTCCCCGACAGCCGAGCGCGCATTCGTGCTCGGATTCGACGGCGTACCGTGGAGACTCATCGAACAATGGAGTGAGGAGGGCGAACTCCCTAATTTCGCCCGAATGCGTGAGGACGGTGCGTCCGGTACTCTCGAGAGTACCCAACCCGCGACGACGCCGCTGGCGTGGCCGTCGATTGCGACGGGCGTCTGGCCGGACAAACACGGACTCTACGGCTTCCAGAACCTCTCATCAGGGTATTCCCACGAGATGTACACGAGCCACGATATCCGGCAACCGACGCTCTGGGACCAACTCTCGCCGGCCCACGTCGGCAACGTGCCGATGTCGTACCCGGCAAAGGAGATCAACGGCTCGATGGTCACCGGGATGATGACGCCCTCGACGGACAGGGACTACACCCATCCACCGGAGCTCAAAGACGAGATCGAGTCGCGAATTCCCGATTACAGCATCAGCCTCGACTATCCCGACTACGCCGACCGCCTCGACGAGTTCGAGATCGCGGTCGACGACATGCTCGCGGACCGTCGCGAACTCATGCGGCTTCAGATGGACGAAGCCGGCGACGACTGGGGACTGTTCTTCTTCGTCTACACCGCTCCGGATCGCTTCCAGCACCTCATCTGGGATATGGATCGGCTCCTCGAACACTACAAGAAACTCGACGACATCCTCGGCGAAGTGATGGCGTATACCGACGAGCACGACGCCGACCTCTACGTGGTCTCCGACCACGGCTTCGGTCCGATCGAGGAACTCGTCTACGTCAACCACTACCTCGAGCGGGACGGCTACCTCTTCAGAGAAGAGGACGACGGCACCCGCGGGGCGCTCGCCAGCCTCGGCATCTCGCGCGATCGGATCACCGGCGCTCTCGAGCGGATCGGGATTTCCGAGGAGATGATCGTCTCGACGCTCCCCCGATCGATCGTCGATTCGGTCGCCGAACAGATACCGGGGGACCACGCCCTCTACGACGTCGATTACGATCGAACCGTCGCGTTCGTTCACGGTGCCGGCTGTCTGTACATCAACGACACCGACCGCTTCGACAGCGGCGTCGTCGATCCGAGCCAGATCCCAGCGATCAAAGACGAGCTAACCGACCTGTTCGAGTCGGTGACCAACGACGACGGAGAACCCATGCTCAAAGTACTCGACGGCGACGAGCTGTTCCCGACCGACGACGGCTCGCCGGATCTGGTCGTCAACGGGCGGGGCGTCTACGAGGCTCGCAACGCCCTGACCGGCGAACCGACGGGCGACACCGGGACGTACGCGGCGAGTCACCGCAGCGAAGGGATCGTCCTCTGTCGCGGACCGTCGGTCGACGCCGGTGCGACGCTCCGCGGTGCCCGCGTCGTCGACATCGCACCGACCCTGCTACACGGCATCGGCGAACCCGTTCCGGAAAACGCCGACGGTCGCGTACTGTTCGACGCCTTCGACGACGCTGCGACGCCCTCCTCGACGAAAGTCGAGCGAACCGGCGTGTCGCGGACGGAAAACGACGAGGCGGTCGACGACGACTTCACCGACGTCGAGGATCGACTGAAGGGGCTCGGC